One stretch of Pseudoalteromonas shioyasakiensis DNA includes these proteins:
- a CDS encoding cupredoxin domain-containing protein: MMVINLLGLMLIALIVWWFWLYKPNKTIVQGNEVLIEVRDGVYSPSSIQVSASQPVTLKFMRKDQSPCAETMLIPSLDISEQLKLNEITQITLLNLSPGEHEFHCQMQMYRGVLKVV, translated from the coding sequence ATGATGGTTATTAACTTATTAGGCTTAATGTTAATCGCGCTGATTGTTTGGTGGTTTTGGCTATATAAACCCAATAAAACAATCGTTCAAGGTAATGAAGTACTCATTGAAGTGAGGGATGGTGTGTATTCCCCATCCTCAATTCAGGTGTCTGCTAGCCAACCTGTCACTCTGAAGTTTATGCGCAAAGATCAATCCCCCTGCGCTGAAACAATGCTTATTCCTTCATTGGATATAAGCGAACAGCTTAAATTAAATGAAATTACTCAAATTACCCTATTGAACTTATCACCGGGAGAGCATGAGTTTCACTGTCAGATGCAAATGTATCGCGGTGTCTTAAAAGTCGTTTAG
- a CDS encoding DUF2933 domain-containing protein, producing the protein MKNQHPNFWSTPTGWAALALIAAVTYFLVLEHGQHMLQFLPYLILLLCPLMHVFMHGSHGKHGHDHSHAPDEKKEESFQELTDKNAAYRDGYIQGLEKARKESHKKESSDE; encoded by the coding sequence ATGAAAAATCAACACCCTAATTTTTGGTCAACACCTACAGGCTGGGCTGCACTGGCACTTATTGCCGCAGTGACCTACTTCTTAGTGCTTGAGCATGGTCAACATATGCTGCAATTTCTTCCCTACTTGATTTTATTGCTATGCCCCTTGATGCACGTATTTATGCATGGCAGTCATGGTAAACATGGTCACGATCATTCACATGCGCCTGATGAAAAAAAGGAAGAGAGCTTTCAAGAACTCACGGATAAAAATGCAGCCTATCGCGATGGCTACATACAAGGGTTAGAAAAGGCACGTAAGGAATCACATAAAAAGGAGAGCAGTGATGAATGA
- a CDS encoding isoprenylcysteine carboxylmethyltransferase family protein has product MNETYDYDLWSMVILNSAIFIFFAFSFVKPKTSTDWRSLSAFSAFIVALFTEMYGFPLTIYFLSGWLTETYPEVNFFAHENGHLLHTFFGFQGDAHWDPFHIVSMVLIVAGFFMLSSAWNVLHHAQKHHQLATTGWYARCRHPQYVAFILIMFGFLLQWPTIPTLAMFPILVVVYVKLAKREEAQAIAEFGSEYHRYMESTPSWIPNFNKSVEGKNHENVN; this is encoded by the coding sequence ATGAATGAAACATATGATTATGACTTATGGTCAATGGTGATACTGAACTCAGCAATTTTTATCTTTTTTGCCTTTAGTTTTGTCAAACCAAAAACATCAACTGATTGGAGAAGTCTAAGCGCGTTCTCTGCCTTTATTGTTGCCCTATTTACTGAAATGTATGGCTTTCCTTTAACTATCTATTTTCTGTCGGGGTGGCTGACGGAGACCTATCCAGAAGTAAATTTCTTTGCGCATGAAAATGGGCATCTATTACATACTTTCTTTGGATTTCAAGGTGATGCCCATTGGGACCCATTTCATATAGTGAGTATGGTGTTAATTGTTGCAGGTTTCTTTATGTTGTCTTCAGCATGGAATGTATTGCATCACGCGCAAAAACATCATCAATTGGCTACAACTGGATGGTATGCAAGGTGTCGCCACCCACAGTATGTAGCTTTCATTCTAATCATGTTCGGCTTTTTATTGCAGTGGCCGACAATCCCAACACTTGCGATGTTTCCGATCTTAGTCGTTGTTTACGTCAAGCTAGCGAAACGCGAAGAAGCACAAGCGATTGCTGAGTTTGGTTCGGAGTACCACAGGTATATGGAATCGACACCAAGTTGGATCCCAAATTTTAATAAAAGTGTAGAAGGTAAAAATCATGAAAACGTTAACTAA